One Silene latifolia isolate original U9 population chromosome 4, ASM4854445v1, whole genome shotgun sequence DNA segment encodes these proteins:
- the LOC141651374 gene encoding uncharacterized protein LOC141651374, producing MSPYRLIYGKECHLPVEVEHRAYWAIKASNQNIDEARLHRKLQIQELEEFRQNAYDNASIYKEKAWSWHDKMVTRRVFEEGQEVVVFQSRFKNFPGKLRSRWYGPYKVRKVFPHGAVEVEDPTSGKVIKVNGQQLKHYFKGVELHGEEDLLIEDPIYKD from the coding sequence ATGTCCCCATATAGGCTAATTTATGGGAAGGAATGCCACCTCCCCGTAGAAGTTGAACACAGAGCCTATTGGGCGATAAAAGCTTCCAATCAAAATATCGATGAGGCGAGGTTGCACCGAAAACTTCAAATTcaagaattggaagagtttaggcaaaacgcctatgacaatgctagcatCTACAAGGAAAAAGCCTGGTCTTGGCATGATAAGATGGTAACAAGAAGAGTTTTTGAAGAAGGTCAAGAGGTGGTGGTCTTCCAAAGCCGTTTCAAGAATTTTCCGGGCAAGTTAAGGTCAAGATGGTATGGACCTTACAAAGTTAGGAAGGTTTTTCCCCATGGAGCGGTGGAGGTGGAAGACCCAACATCGGGGAAAGTAATCAAGGTTAATGGTCAACAATTAAAGCACTACTTTAAGGGAGTTGAGTTGCATGGTGAAGAGGATCTTCTCATAGAGGATCCGATTTACAAAGATTAA
- the LOC141651375 gene encoding uncharacterized protein LOC141651375, protein MDKKDKENNTTKDNVEEIVREHVVEILFPHDLTHSKRFERDEDLYETFRKCEVNIPLLNLLKGVPRYAKFLKELCTPRRTSKRGTQRVKVSEHVSAIFKKSLPKKCGDPGMFTIPCSIGEKRFTHAMLDLGASINVMPYNLYETLGLPPLLKTDVVIQLADRSNIYPKGMVEDVLVEVDHLTFPAYFYVLDMEVDSRATPILLGWPFMKTSKTKIEVSNGNLTMEFDGKKLTYNICDAMKHPDDAHSCYFLNIIEPIVHQVYNLCQRDPLEVTLTNNVEQEGLRVVLPNDVQDYVMRVRLVFTN, encoded by the coding sequence ATGGACAAAAAAGACAAAGAAAACAACACCACAAAGGACAATGTTGAAGAGATCGTGAGAGAACATGTCGTTGAGATACTTTTCCCTCATGATCTCACACATTCTAAGAGGTTTGAAAGAGATGAGGATCTCTATGAAACCTTTAGAAAGTGTGAAGTGAACATTCCCTTACTAAATCTTTTAAAAGGTGTTCCAAGGTATGCAAAGTTCCTCAAGGAACTTTGTACACCTAGGAGAACCTCAAAAAGGGGAACCCAAAGAGTAAAGGTGAGTGAACATGTCTCCGCCATTTTCAAAAAGTCACTTCCTAAGAAGTGTGGCGATCCGGGGATGTTCACTATACCTTGCTCTATTGGAGAGAAACGTTTCACCCATGCCATGTTAGACCTAGGAGCGTCAATTAATGTAATGCCCTATAATCTTTATGAGACTTTAGGACTCCCACCCTTGTTGAAAACCGATGTAGTGATCCAACTTgcggatcgctcaaacatttatccCAAAGGAATGGTGGAGGATGTGTTAGTAGAGGTAGATCATTTAACTTTTCCGGCCTACTTCTATGTTCTTGACATGGAAGTCGACTCGAGGGCCACTCCGATCCTTTTAGGATGGCCTTTCATGAAAACCTCTAAAACTAAGATTGAAGTGTCTAATGGGAACCTAACTATGGAGTTTGACGGAAAGAAGCTCACTTACAACATCTGCGATGCAATGAAACATCCCGACGACGCACATTCATGCTACTTCTTAAATATAATTGAACCTATTGTCCATCAAGTGTATAATTTATGTCAAAGGGACCCTCTTGAGGTGACCTTAACTAACAATGTGGAGCAAGAAGGGTTGCGTGTTGTGTTGCCAAATGATGTGCAAGATTATGTGATGCGAGTCCGcttagtgttcacaaattaa